The Triticum dicoccoides isolate Atlit2015 ecotype Zavitan chromosome 6A, WEW_v2.0, whole genome shotgun sequence genome has a window encoding:
- the LOC119315975 gene encoding peroxidase 31-like — MRRLSLLLLAAAALLAAAVAGVRAGPEMPQAASVAGMGAGPGVPQAAAAAAAGMGAGPQVPQAAAAGVLAGPGVPQAAAGAPAAKLSPDFYSQTCPRAERIIAEVVQSKQMANPTTAAGMLRVFFHDCFVTGCDASVLIAPTRFAKSEKDAEINHSLPGDAFDAVVRSKLALELECPGVVSCADVLALASRVLVTMTGGPRYPVPLGRKDSLSSSPTAPDVELPHSNFTVGRILELFLAKGFTVQEMVALSGAHTLGFSHCQEFASRIYNYRDKTGKPAPFDPTMNPGYAKGLQAACKEYLKDPTIAAFNDVMTPGKFDNMYYVNIERGLGLLSTDEDMWSDLRTRPLVERYAANNTAFFDDFARAMEKLSMYGVKTGADGEIRRRCDAYNDGPNTL, encoded by the coding sequence ATGCGCCGCCTgtccctcctcctcctggccgcggCCGCCCTCCTCGCCGCCGCGGTGGCAGGAGTGCGCGCCGGGCCGGAAATGCCCCAAGCGGCGTCGGTGGCAGGAATGGGCGCCGGGCCGGGAGTgccccaagcggcggcggcggcggcggcaggaatgGGCGCCGGGCCGCAAGTGCcccaagcggcggcggcaggagtGCTCGCCGGGCCGGGAGTGCCCCAGGCGGCGGCGGGGGCCCCGGCGGCCAAGCTGTCGCCCGATTTCTACAGCCAGACGTGCCCACGGGCGGAGCGGATCATCGCGGAGGTGGTCCAGTCGAAGCAGATGGCGAACCCGACCACCGCCGCGGGCATGCTTCGCGTCttcttccacgactgcttcgtGACCGGCTGCGACGCCTCCGTGCTGATCGCGCCCACCCGCTTCGCCAAATCCGAGAAGGACGCCGAGATCAACCACTCCCTCCCCGGCGACGCCTTCGACGCCGTGGTGCGCTCCAAGTTGGCCCTGGAGCTGGAGTGCCCCGGCGTGGTTTCCTGCGCCGACGTCCTGGCCCTGGCGTCCAGGGTGCTGGTCACCATGACCGGAGGCCCCAGGTACCCGGTCCCGCTGGGCCGCAAGGACTCGCTCTCCTCCAGCCCCACCGCCCCCGACGTGGAGCTCCCGCACTCCAACTTCACCGTCgggcgcatcctcgagctcttcctggCCAAGGGGTTCACGGTGCAGGAGATGGTGGCGCTCTCCGGCGCGCACACGCTGGGCTTCTCCCACTGCCAGGAGTTCGCGTCCAGGATCTACAACTACCGCGACAAGACCGGCAAGCCGGCGCCGTTCGACCCGACCATGAACCCGGGCTACGCCAAGGGGCTCCAGGCCGCCTGCAAGGAGTACCTCAAGGACCCCACCATCGCCGCCTTCAACGACGTCATGACCCCCGGCAAGTTCGACAACATGTACTACGTGAACATTGAGCGCGGCCTGGGCCTGCTGAGCACCGACGAGGACATGTGGTCGGACCTGCGCACCAGGCCCCTCGTGGAGCGCTACGCCGCCAACAACACCGCCTTCTTCGACGACTTCGCCCGCGCCATGGAGAAGCTCAGCATGTACGGCGTCAAGACCGGCGCCGATGGCGAGATCAGGCGGCGCTGCGACGCCTACAACGACGGGCCCAACACCCTGTGA